In the genome of Candidatus Microbacterium phytovorans, one region contains:
- a CDS encoding FBP domain-containing protein yields the protein MQPLTEDEVRAVLVNAAPDELDRVALPPDFLLVDWDHLDFLAWRDPRTRSRAYVVAEIDGSPTGVVLRATDGSGRGRPAMCNLCHTMQPGDQVALFTARRAGDAGARGDSVGTYVCADLGCHENVRLAAPLAPSEVRASVDRRIDGTRHRVESFVERVVVAA from the coding sequence ATGCAGCCGCTCACCGAGGATGAGGTGCGCGCGGTCCTCGTGAACGCCGCACCCGACGAACTCGACCGGGTCGCTTTGCCCCCGGATTTCCTGCTCGTCGACTGGGACCACCTCGACTTCCTGGCTTGGCGCGATCCCCGCACCCGCAGCCGTGCCTACGTCGTGGCCGAGATCGACGGTTCGCCCACGGGTGTCGTGCTCCGCGCCACCGACGGTTCGGGTCGTGGCCGCCCCGCCATGTGCAATCTGTGTCACACGATGCAGCCCGGCGACCAGGTGGCCCTGTTCACCGCACGGCGGGCGGGGGATGCCGGTGCCCGCGGTGACAGCGTCGGCACCTACGTCTGCGCCGACCTGGGCTGCCACGAGAACGTGCGGCTGGCCGCGCCGCTTGCTCCCAGTGAGGTGCGCGCGAGCGTCGACAGGCGCATCGACGGTACCCGGCATCGCGTGGAGTCCTTCGTGGAGCGGGTCGTCGTCGCGGCATGA
- a CDS encoding family 43 glycosylhydrolase codes for MFDLPDSWVWDFWFADDGDRYHLFFLYASRALHDPEARHYRASVGHAVSDDLVEWTRIEDALVRGDAPAFDDLATWTGSTVRHPDGTWYLFYTGSSLASGGKNIQRIGYATSRDLLTWQKAPGPVLEAAGPWYETIDSGAWHDEAFRDPWVFPDPDGDGWHMYVTARAPHGPVEGRGVIGHAWSADLRAWELREPVSVPSEAGFGQLEVTQVEVVDGRPVLLFSCLAEHSMPSRRGERGGTWAIPADSMLGPFDVDRAERLTGEDLYVGRLLRRRDDGRWLLFAFRNVGEDGRFVGGVTDPMPVAWEGDVLTVVEPATVTGS; via the coding sequence TTGTTCGACCTCCCCGACTCCTGGGTGTGGGACTTCTGGTTCGCCGACGACGGCGACCGGTACCACCTCTTCTTCCTCTACGCCTCCCGCGCCCTGCACGATCCGGAAGCGCGTCATTACCGTGCGTCCGTCGGTCACGCCGTGTCCGACGACCTCGTCGAGTGGACGCGCATCGAGGACGCTCTCGTCCGCGGCGATGCGCCCGCGTTCGACGACCTCGCCACCTGGACGGGGTCGACGGTGCGGCATCCCGACGGCACCTGGTACCTCTTCTACACGGGCTCCTCACTGGCATCCGGCGGGAAGAACATCCAGCGCATCGGATACGCCACCTCCCGCGACCTCCTCACCTGGCAGAAGGCACCGGGACCGGTGCTGGAGGCGGCCGGCCCTTGGTACGAGACGATCGACAGCGGAGCGTGGCACGACGAGGCGTTCCGCGACCCGTGGGTGTTCCCCGATCCGGACGGCGACGGCTGGCACATGTACGTGACGGCGCGCGCGCCGCACGGGCCCGTCGAGGGTCGAGGCGTGATCGGTCACGCCTGGTCGGCCGACCTGCGCGCGTGGGAGCTGCGCGAGCCGGTGAGCGTGCCGAGCGAGGCGGGGTTCGGGCAGCTCGAGGTCACCCAGGTGGAAGTCGTCGACGGCCGCCCGGTGCTGCTGTTCTCGTGTCTGGCCGAGCACTCGATGCCGTCGCGTCGAGGAGAGCGGGGCGGCACGTGGGCGATCCCCGCCGACAGCATGCTCGGGCCGTTCGACGTCGACCGCGCCGAGCGGCTCACCGGCGAGGACCTCTACGTCGGGCGCCTCCTGCGCCGGCGGGACGACGGGCGCTGGCTGCTGTTCGCGTTCCGCAATGTCGGCGAGGACGGCCGGTTCGTGGGGGGCGTCACCGATCCGATGCCCGTCGCGTGGGAGGGCGATGTGCTCACCGTCGTCGAGCCGGCGACGGTGACGGGTTCGTAG
- a CDS encoding carbohydrate ABC transporter permease, whose protein sequence is MTDTLAPPARSRQNARRAPRSAATSRRWGVVATYVAMSLLAVVFLFPLVFMFVSSLKPDAQILQDIDSPMAFLPVGDISLDNYFGVFDRVPVAQFMFNSVLVTVLTVGLGLVVNSMAGFALSRLAWRGRIVVLAVIIATLIVPFETIAVPMVYWVAQLPTLVFEGGVLKYDFGWLNTYEVQIVPFIANAFSIFLFTQYFSTIPKSLDEAARIDGASWFGIYRRIIVPLSGPAFATVAILTFLPAWNQYLWPLMVVQKENLRPVMVGMQYFFQLNTAWGEVMAYTSMITIPVLVVFLVFQRAFVSSIAASGVKG, encoded by the coding sequence ATGACCGACACCCTCGCCCCGCCCGCCCGCTCGCGCCAGAACGCGCGGCGCGCGCCCCGGTCCGCCGCGACCTCCCGCCGATGGGGCGTCGTCGCGACCTACGTCGCGATGTCGCTGCTGGCCGTGGTCTTCCTGTTCCCGCTCGTGTTCATGTTCGTCTCCAGCCTCAAGCCCGACGCGCAGATCCTGCAGGACATCGACTCTCCGATGGCGTTCCTGCCGGTCGGCGACATCAGCCTCGACAACTACTTCGGTGTCTTCGACCGCGTGCCGGTCGCGCAGTTCATGTTCAACTCGGTGCTGGTCACCGTGCTGACCGTGGGGCTCGGGCTCGTGGTCAACTCGATGGCGGGTTTCGCGCTGTCGCGCCTCGCGTGGCGCGGCCGCATCGTCGTGCTCGCCGTCATCATCGCGACGCTGATCGTGCCCTTCGAGACGATCGCGGTGCCGATGGTCTACTGGGTGGCGCAGCTGCCGACGCTCGTGTTCGAGGGCGGTGTGCTGAAGTACGACTTCGGATGGCTCAACACCTACGAAGTGCAGATCGTGCCGTTCATCGCCAACGCGTTCTCTATCTTCCTGTTCACGCAGTACTTCTCCACCATTCCGAAGTCGCTCGACGAGGCCGCCCGCATCGATGGGGCGAGCTGGTTCGGGATCTACCGCCGCATCATCGTGCCCCTGTCCGGGCCGGCGTTCGCCACGGTCGCGATCCTCACCTTCCTGCCCGCCTGGAACCAGTACCTCTGGCCGCTCATGGTCGTGCAGAAGGAGAACCTGCGGCCCGTCATGGTCGGCATGCAGTACTTCTTCCAGCTCAACACCGCCTGGGGCGAGGTGATGGCCTACACCTCGATGATCACGATCCCGGTGCTCGTCGTCTTCCTCGTCTTCCAGCGGGCGTTCGTCAGCTCCATCGCGGCCAGCGGCGTCAAGGGATGA
- a CDS encoding sugar ABC transporter permease, which produces MTVTPPTVAAETPRRALHRLRTSRGRQAWAGWGMIAPAAILLLLFLVIPVILAFTLSFTNARLISPNPPRFVGVDNFIRAFTADPVFVQSIGNTALFALVVVPVQAGLGLALAVLVNRRLRGTTFFRVVFFIPVVTSIVVVSILWKFLYREDGLVNSMIDAVTFGLWSGTDWLNDPSTALGAIIVMSIWQAVGFHMIIWLSGLQTIPEELYEAARMDGASPWRQFTNVTWPGLRPTMVFVLVTITIAALGLFVQIDVMTQGGPQGATSTIVFHAVRKGYEQQEIGYAAAISLIFFVAVLIIALIQRRLTREKD; this is translated from the coding sequence ATGACTGTCACACCTCCCACGGTGGCAGCCGAGACTCCTCGGCGCGCACTCCACCGTCTTCGCACGAGCCGCGGCCGCCAGGCGTGGGCCGGGTGGGGGATGATCGCCCCCGCGGCGATCCTCCTGCTCCTGTTCCTCGTGATCCCCGTGATCCTCGCCTTCACGCTGTCGTTCACGAACGCGCGACTGATCTCGCCGAACCCGCCGCGCTTCGTCGGCGTGGACAACTTCATCCGCGCCTTCACCGCCGACCCCGTCTTCGTGCAGTCGATCGGCAATACGGCGCTCTTCGCGCTCGTCGTCGTTCCGGTGCAGGCGGGACTGGGACTCGCCCTCGCTGTGCTCGTCAACCGCAGGCTGCGGGGAACCACGTTCTTCCGGGTCGTGTTCTTCATCCCGGTCGTGACCTCCATCGTCGTCGTCTCGATCCTCTGGAAGTTCCTCTACCGCGAGGACGGGCTCGTCAACTCGATGATCGACGCGGTGACCTTCGGGCTGTGGAGCGGTACGGACTGGCTCAACGATCCGTCCACCGCACTCGGGGCGATCATCGTCATGTCGATCTGGCAGGCCGTCGGATTCCACATGATCATCTGGCTGTCGGGCCTTCAGACCATCCCGGAGGAGCTGTACGAAGCCGCGCGGATGGACGGTGCGAGCCCGTGGCGCCAGTTCACCAACGTCACCTGGCCGGGGCTGCGACCCACGATGGTGTTCGTGCTCGTCACGATCACGATCGCCGCGCTCGGCCTCTTCGTGCAGATCGACGTCATGACCCAGGGAGGTCCGCAAGGCGCCACCTCCACGATCGTCTTCCACGCCGTGCGCAAGGGATACGAGCAGCAGGAGATCGGCTATGCGGCGGCCATCTCGCTCATCTTCTTCGTCGCCGTGCTCATCATCGCGCTCATCCAGCGCCGCCTCACCCGGGAGAAGGACTGA
- a CDS encoding extracellular solute-binding protein, translating into MTRRTSPLFVAAGLVTVLALTGCGQAGQGTTTGEDGRTQLTMWTHSAGNAAELEVYERIISDYNASQDEYEVVHESFPQGAYNDAIVAAAASGDLPCLLDLDGPIMPNWAWAQYLQPLGISSEITDSLLPTAVGKWDGEIYSAGYWDAALSIFARKSVLEGNGIRIPSTDQPWTKDEFDSALATLKDAGYDTPIDIGAEDTGEWWPYAYSPLLQSFGGDLIDRDTMLSADGSLNGDAAVAWGTWFQELFDKGYASNAGTVGNQEFVDDEVALSYTGVWNALASVEAIGDDLLILPPPDFGNGPKIGGGSWQWAISSSCNDAEGARDYLEFSFNDEYITEFADKQIVIPATEAAAQASKYFGDDGVLRPFVELSQKYAVLRPETPAYAVISTTFETAAKNIMSGADVKSTLDQAVTDIDANIASNDGYGFQ; encoded by the coding sequence ATGACGCGCAGAACGTCGCCCCTCTTCGTCGCGGCGGGACTGGTCACCGTCCTCGCCCTGACGGGATGCGGCCAGGCCGGCCAGGGAACCACGACCGGCGAGGACGGCCGCACCCAGCTCACGATGTGGACGCACTCGGCGGGCAACGCCGCCGAGCTCGAGGTGTACGAGCGGATCATCTCCGACTACAACGCCTCGCAGGACGAGTACGAGGTCGTGCACGAGTCCTTCCCGCAGGGCGCCTACAACGACGCGATCGTGGCGGCCGCCGCCTCCGGCGACCTCCCGTGCCTCCTCGACCTCGACGGGCCGATCATGCCCAACTGGGCGTGGGCGCAGTACCTGCAGCCCCTCGGCATCTCCAGCGAGATCACCGACTCGCTGCTGCCGACCGCCGTCGGAAAGTGGGACGGTGAGATCTACTCCGCGGGCTACTGGGATGCCGCACTGTCGATCTTCGCGCGCAAGTCCGTGCTGGAAGGCAACGGCATCCGCATTCCGAGCACCGACCAGCCGTGGACCAAGGACGAGTTCGACTCGGCCCTCGCCACGCTGAAGGATGCCGGTTACGACACGCCCATCGACATCGGCGCCGAGGACACCGGTGAGTGGTGGCCGTACGCCTACTCGCCCCTCCTCCAGAGCTTCGGCGGCGACCTGATCGACCGCGACACGATGCTCAGCGCCGACGGGTCGCTCAACGGCGACGCCGCCGTGGCCTGGGGCACCTGGTTCCAGGAGCTGTTCGACAAGGGATACGCGAGCAACGCGGGCACCGTCGGCAACCAGGAGTTCGTCGACGACGAGGTCGCCCTCAGCTACACGGGCGTGTGGAACGCCCTGGCATCCGTCGAAGCGATCGGCGACGACCTGCTCATCCTCCCGCCGCCGGACTTCGGCAACGGCCCGAAGATCGGTGGCGGCTCGTGGCAGTGGGCGATCTCGTCGAGCTGCAACGACGCCGAGGGCGCACGCGACTACCTCGAGTTCAGCTTCAACGACGAGTACATCACCGAGTTCGCGGACAAGCAGATCGTGATCCCCGCGACCGAGGCGGCCGCTCAGGCGTCGAAGTACTTCGGTGACGACGGTGTGCTCCGTCCGTTCGTGGAGCTCTCGCAGAAGTACGCGGTGCTGCGTCCGGAGACCCCGGCCTACGCGGTGATCTCGACCACGTTCGAGACGGCGGCGAAGAACATCATGAGCGGTGCCGATGTGAAGAGCACGCTCGATCAGGCCGTCACCGACATCGACGCGAACATCGCGTCGAACGACGGGTACGGCTTCCAGTGA
- a CDS encoding LacI family DNA-binding transcriptional regulator: MGRARIFDVAAAAGVSVTTVSLVLNNAQSRISEDTRQRVREAADAVGYSASAVARGLRTQRTRIVGLISDQIATTPFAGRMLAGAQDAARENGHMVMLVDTGGDADVESEAVRAMTAQQVDAVLYAAMWHRAATAPVGLPHGTVMLDCYPAAGGFRSVVPDDRAGGEAAVRELLAAGHTRIAYLDTIDPEPIASRLRHDGYLAALAEAGIEADPALHVQGETSAQGGREAADRLLDLPEDQRPTAIFCFNDRMAIGVYTAAHRRGLGIPRDLSVVGYDDQQLVAAELDPPLTTIALPHYEMGRWAMEVALGVRAEGDEDAAHRMECPVVRRDSVGPPPAQVAKRDRRRASHATEGPRSAAPDQVPDVGVGHQE; encoded by the coding sequence ATGGGCAGGGCACGCATCTTCGACGTCGCCGCCGCCGCCGGCGTCTCGGTCACCACCGTCTCTCTCGTGCTCAACAACGCGCAGTCGCGCATCTCCGAAGACACCCGGCAGCGCGTGCGAGAGGCCGCCGACGCGGTGGGATACTCCGCGAGCGCCGTCGCGCGCGGCCTGCGCACCCAGCGCACCCGGATCGTCGGGCTTATCTCCGACCAGATCGCCACGACGCCGTTCGCGGGGCGCATGCTCGCCGGAGCCCAGGATGCCGCCCGCGAGAACGGCCACATGGTCATGCTCGTCGACACCGGCGGCGACGCCGACGTCGAGAGCGAGGCGGTGCGCGCGATGACGGCGCAGCAGGTGGATGCCGTGCTGTACGCGGCCATGTGGCACCGGGCCGCGACCGCGCCGGTGGGTCTGCCGCACGGCACCGTCATGCTCGACTGCTATCCGGCCGCGGGCGGCTTCCGCAGCGTCGTGCCCGACGACCGCGCCGGGGGAGAAGCCGCCGTCCGCGAGCTCCTCGCCGCCGGCCACACCCGGATCGCCTACCTCGACACGATCGACCCGGAACCGATCGCCTCCCGCTTGCGTCACGACGGCTACCTCGCCGCGCTCGCCGAGGCCGGCATCGAGGCCGATCCCGCCCTCCACGTGCAGGGCGAGACGTCGGCGCAGGGCGGGCGGGAGGCGGCCGATCGGCTGCTCGATCTCCCCGAGGACCAGCGCCCGACCGCGATCTTCTGCTTCAACGACCGCATGGCGATCGGCGTGTACACCGCCGCCCATCGCCGCGGCCTCGGCATCCCGCGAGACCTCTCCGTCGTCGGCTACGACGACCAGCAGCTGGTCGCCGCGGAACTCGATCCCCCTCTCACCACCATCGCTCTGCCCCATTACGAGATGGGTCGCTGGGCGATGGAGGTCGCGCTCGGCGTCCGCGCGGAAGGGGATGAGGATGCCGCGCACCGAATGGAGTGTCCCGTCGTCCGACGAGACTCTGTGGGCCCGCCGCCGGCGCAAGTCGCCAAACGAGACCGACGACGGGCTTCACACGCAACCGAAGGGCCGCGCTCGGCGGCCCCCGATCAGGTACCCGACGTGGGCGTCGGGCACCAGGAATAG
- a CDS encoding YajQ family cyclic di-GMP-binding protein, which yields MADSSFDIVSKIDRQEADNALNQARKEVEQRYDFKGTGASIEWSGEAILIKANSEDRAKAVLDVFQSKLIKRGISLKSLESGEAVVSGKEYRLTSTLKEGISQENAKKIGKLIRDEGPKSVKSQIQGDELRVQSKSRDDLQEVQRLLKAADLDVDLQFVNYR from the coding sequence ATGGCTGACTCTTCGTTCGACATCGTCTCCAAGATCGACCGCCAGGAGGCGGACAACGCGCTCAACCAGGCCCGCAAGGAGGTCGAGCAGCGCTACGACTTCAAGGGCACCGGCGCGTCCATCGAGTGGAGCGGCGAGGCCATCCTCATCAAGGCCAACAGCGAGGACCGCGCCAAGGCCGTGCTCGACGTCTTCCAGTCCAAGCTCATCAAGCGCGGCATCTCGCTGAAGTCGCTCGAGTCGGGCGAGGCGGTCGTCAGCGGCAAGGAGTACCGCCTGACGTCGACGCTGAAAGAGGGCATCTCGCAGGAGAACGCGAAGAAGATCGGCAAGCTCATCCGCGACGAGGGCCCGAAGTCGGTGAAGTCGCAGATCCAGGGCGACGAACTGCGCGTCCAGTCGAAGTCGCGCGACGACCTGCAGGAGGTGCAGCGACTGTTGAAGGCGGCCGACCTCGACGTCGACCTCCAATTCGTCAACTACCGCTAG
- a CDS encoding FG-GAP-like repeat-containing protein — translation MVRAGFNVVRVSAVVGLVLSLVPLEAAVADAASPAPEVTASPSATASPTAEPSPEPTSTADATPTPTPSASVSPSPTALPKPLPTSTPTPTEPEDEAEHHTDGPTMPLTREIPWSSSLSIAPTARLAAKYGPQPVFHFPWAPGKRWGASGPHADSDGIYQGAIDFAPLGSSTTVVRAIAAGRVYRVSCAGGWFLGIDHGGGWMSEYYHLREAKSGLVGSWVEAGTALGLAGQTLPCGGTPGDSKHVHLSILNEVVDVPSGKRQYIPVSGVQFDRFELYDTSGSYNGVWRDMSGATVLTSRRVTCCLTASTRIGPSSPKAVLPDVNGNGIDDRAEINAWDTDLNSDGRADIIGFGSKGVMVSRSTGSVFTTSTRALSSFGSETGWTTSKTLRMVMDVDGDGAPDIVGFTGSGVFVARGNGSGGFGSASRWTTEFGANDGWTLSGHVRTLADVNGDDRLDIVAFGKYGVSVALNQGSSFAASRRWLSAMGGSEAGSWDTTRHQRFVTDVNGDGRADVIGFGAAGVQVALSTGSGFAAPTRWTAAFGLDRGWRADVTPRQLVDMNADGRLDVVGFGRDGVYVALNTGSSFATARRWSSSFGQDSGSRGWRTTRDSRVIADVNGDGRPDIVGFRTGGVWVARNTGSAFTSAARWTTDFGSTEWTLGVMPRAVADVNGDGRADIVGFARHGVHVALSSGSRFDAAAHWNADFGWGKSTGNWKVRTKPRGLSAG, via the coding sequence ATGGTCAGAGCAGGTTTCAACGTCGTGAGGGTGTCGGCCGTCGTCGGCCTCGTGCTGTCTCTCGTGCCCCTGGAGGCGGCAGTCGCGGATGCCGCGAGCCCCGCGCCGGAGGTCACCGCATCTCCGTCGGCCACCGCCTCGCCCACGGCCGAACCGTCTCCGGAGCCCACGTCCACCGCTGACGCGACGCCGACTCCGACCCCGTCGGCATCCGTTTCTCCGTCGCCGACGGCCCTGCCGAAGCCGCTTCCGACGTCGACGCCGACGCCGACCGAGCCCGAGGACGAAGCCGAGCACCACACGGACGGTCCCACGATGCCGCTGACGCGTGAGATCCCGTGGTCGTCTTCGCTTTCGATCGCCCCGACGGCACGCCTCGCGGCGAAGTACGGTCCGCAGCCCGTGTTCCACTTCCCCTGGGCGCCGGGCAAGCGCTGGGGTGCGAGCGGACCGCACGCCGACAGCGACGGCATCTACCAGGGCGCGATCGACTTCGCGCCGCTGGGCTCGAGCACCACAGTGGTCCGGGCGATCGCTGCCGGTCGCGTCTACCGCGTGAGCTGCGCGGGAGGCTGGTTCCTCGGAATCGACCACGGCGGCGGGTGGATGTCGGAGTACTACCACTTACGCGAGGCGAAGTCGGGCCTCGTCGGCTCCTGGGTGGAGGCGGGCACGGCGCTCGGGCTGGCCGGTCAGACGCTGCCGTGCGGCGGGACGCCGGGTGACAGCAAGCACGTGCACCTGTCGATCCTGAACGAGGTGGTCGATGTTCCGAGCGGCAAGCGTCAGTACATCCCGGTCAGCGGCGTGCAGTTCGATCGGTTCGAGCTCTACGACACGAGCGGTTCGTACAACGGCGTGTGGCGCGACATGTCCGGCGCGACGGTGCTCACCTCGCGCCGCGTGACCTGTTGCCTCACCGCGTCGACACGCATCGGGCCGTCCAGCCCGAAAGCGGTGCTCCCCGACGTCAACGGCAACGGCATCGACGACCGCGCCGAGATCAACGCCTGGGACACCGACCTCAACAGCGACGGCCGTGCCGACATCATCGGATTCGGCTCGAAGGGCGTCATGGTCAGTCGGAGCACCGGCTCGGTGTTCACGACGTCGACCCGGGCGCTGTCGAGCTTCGGGTCCGAGACGGGTTGGACCACCTCCAAGACGCTTCGCATGGTGATGGACGTCGACGGGGACGGAGCACCCGACATCGTCGGCTTCACCGGGTCGGGGGTGTTCGTCGCGCGCGGCAACGGCAGCGGCGGCTTCGGATCCGCCAGTCGGTGGACGACCGAGTTCGGCGCGAACGACGGATGGACGCTGTCCGGCCACGTGCGCACCCTGGCCGATGTCAACGGCGACGACCGCCTCGACATCGTCGCCTTCGGCAAGTACGGCGTGTCGGTCGCGCTCAACCAGGGCAGCTCGTTCGCGGCATCCCGGCGCTGGCTGAGTGCGATGGGCGGCTCGGAGGCGGGGTCGTGGGACACCACCCGCCATCAGCGGTTCGTCACCGACGTCAACGGCGACGGCCGCGCCGACGTCATCGGCTTCGGCGCGGCGGGAGTGCAGGTGGCGCTCAGCACAGGAAGCGGTTTCGCCGCACCCACGCGCTGGACGGCCGCCTTCGGCCTCGATCGCGGGTGGCGCGCCGACGTCACCCCGCGGCAACTCGTCGACATGAATGCCGACGGACGGCTCGACGTGGTCGGTTTCGGCCGCGACGGCGTCTACGTCGCCCTGAACACGGGGTCATCGTTCGCCACGGCGCGTCGGTGGAGTTCCAGCTTCGGTCAGGACTCCGGGTCGCGCGGATGGCGCACCACGCGAGACTCACGCGTGATCGCGGACGTCAACGGCGATGGCCGACCCGACATCGTCGGCTTCCGCACCGGCGGGGTGTGGGTGGCGCGCAACACGGGATCGGCGTTCACCTCGGCGGCGCGATGGACGACGGACTTCGGCTCGACGGAGTGGACCCTCGGGGTCATGCCCCGCGCCGTCGCCGACGTGAATGGCGACGGTCGTGCCGACATCGTCGGTTTCGCCCGGCATGGTGTGCACGTGGCACTGAGTTCGGGGAGCCGCTTCGACGCCGCCGCTCACTGGAACGCGGACTTCGGGTGGGGCAAGTCGACGGGCAACTGGAAGGTGCGTACCAAACCGCGCGGGCTCAGCGCCGGCTGA
- a CDS encoding alpha/beta hydrolase, producing the protein MAGSWHPDVLGEPYEQQTLPLGRDREGELVATLVRRMPSALRRLFGPLRDVDVLYVHGWSDYFFQTALAEFWTSRGARFHALDLRKYGRSLRDGQTPGYTTSLADYDADIDAALSAMSDGRPRRLVLVGHSTGGLILSLWAARHSGRAAALVLNSPWLELQVGAFGRQAIAPLVRAAAWVDPLGRHPEVDLGFYTRAQRELGTLPEGHENWRPARGFPTHPGWLSAILAGHATIAAGIDVGCPTLVLLSTGWTSPVQWSAAMTSTDSVLDVDEIARAATRIGKTVTLVRIPHAIHDVFLSAPDVRDRAYDSLDNWLTGGALG; encoded by the coding sequence ATGGCGGGCTCCTGGCATCCGGACGTCCTCGGAGAGCCGTACGAGCAGCAGACCCTGCCCCTCGGGCGTGACCGTGAGGGCGAGCTGGTCGCCACCCTCGTGAGACGGATGCCGAGCGCGCTCCGGCGACTGTTCGGACCGTTGCGCGACGTCGACGTGCTCTACGTGCACGGCTGGTCGGACTACTTCTTCCAGACCGCACTCGCCGAGTTCTGGACGTCGAGGGGTGCGAGGTTCCACGCGCTCGACCTCCGCAAGTACGGCCGGAGCCTCCGCGACGGGCAGACCCCCGGATACACGACGTCGCTGGCCGACTACGACGCCGACATCGACGCGGCCCTCAGCGCCATGAGCGACGGTCGCCCTCGCCGCCTCGTGCTCGTCGGGCACTCGACAGGCGGGCTCATCCTGTCGCTGTGGGCCGCGCGTCACTCGGGCAGGGCGGCGGCGCTCGTGCTCAACAGTCCGTGGCTGGAGCTGCAGGTGGGCGCCTTCGGACGCCAGGCGATCGCCCCGCTCGTGCGTGCGGCCGCGTGGGTCGATCCGTTGGGGCGGCATCCGGAGGTCGATCTCGGCTTCTACACGCGCGCGCAGCGAGAGCTCGGCACGCTCCCCGAGGGGCACGAGAACTGGCGGCCCGCGCGCGGGTTCCCGACGCATCCCGGCTGGCTGTCCGCCATCCTCGCCGGTCACGCCACGATCGCCGCGGGCATCGACGTGGGGTGTCCGACCCTCGTCCTCCTCTCCACGGGATGGACGTCACCGGTGCAGTGGTCGGCGGCGATGACGTCGACCGACTCCGTCCTCGACGTCGACGAGATCGCTCGCGCCGCGACCCGGATCGGCAAGACGGTCACGCTCGTCCGCATCCCGCACGCCATCCACGACGTCTTCCTCTCGGCGCCCGACGTGCGCGACCGAGCCTATGACTCCCTCGACAACTGGCTCACCGGGGGTGCCCTCGGCTGA